A genome region from Carya illinoinensis cultivar Pawnee chromosome 2, C.illinoinensisPawnee_v1, whole genome shotgun sequence includes the following:
- the LOC122301632 gene encoding uncharacterized protein LOC122301632 has protein sequence MDVWNQGPTVFQKSSNNVGDFKSLVEKFNASSNQDLLALFSMTAKAAQGEPKNRTQHFQDQFSIWIPPPMSTIKINWDAALSAAKNRTGIGLVARNHQGSIVSTKKLSLVGVLDPLLTEALGGLHAVVLAKERGWQSIIVEGDSQTVIHSLQKHTERWDSVGMILQDIRILLAEFDKCTVSFVRRSGNNVAHCLAKESLELVEDVVELHVSPVL, from the exons ATGGATGTGTGGAATCAAGGCCCTACAGTTTTTCAAAAAAGCTCCAATAATGTAGGTGATTTTAAAAGCTTGGTGGAGAAGTTCAATGCTTCTTCCAACCAGGATTTGTTGGCCTTATTCTCTATGACAGCTAAAG CTGCACAGGGTGAGCCTAAGAACAGGACCCAGCACTTCCAAGATCAATTCTCTATATGGATTCCTCCTCCTATGAGTACCATCAAaataaattgggatgcagccTTGAGTGCAGCTAAAAACAGAACTGGAATTGGTCTGGTGGCTCGAAATCATCAGGGCTCCATTGTGTCAACAAAGAAGCTGTCATTAGTTGGTGTATTGGATCCCCTCCTAACTGAAGCTCTTGGTGGCCTTCATGCCGTGGTATTAGCAAAGGAAAGAGGGTGGCAATCAATCATAGTGGAAGGTGACTCTCAAACTGTAATCCATAGCCTTCAAAAACACACTGAAAGATGGGATAGTGTAGGTATGATATTACAGGACATTAGAATTTTATTGGCTGAGTTTGATAAATGTACAGTGAGTTTTGTAAGAAGAAGTGGCAACAATGTTGCTCACTGTCTAGCCAAGGAATCTCTTGAGTTGGTTGAGGATGTGGTTGAATTGCACGTCAGTCCAGTTTTGTAA